Proteins co-encoded in one Pelodiscus sinensis isolate JC-2024 chromosome 9, ASM4963464v1, whole genome shotgun sequence genomic window:
- the LOC102455575 gene encoding dimethylaniline monooxygenase [N-oxide-forming] 2 — protein sequence MAKRVAVIGSGVSGLTSIKGCLDEGLEPTCFERSDDIGGLWRFKDKVEDGRASIYQSVFTNSSKEMSCFSDFPMPEHFPNFLHNTRFLEYLRLYAKRFDLGRHIRFKTTVVSVRKCHDFPTTGQWTVVTESDGKQESATFDAIMVCMGHHIESHIPLQSFPGIEKFKGQYFHSREYKTPEGFQGKTVVVIGMGNSASDIAVELCQTAKRVTLSTRGGSWVMSRVYDDGYPWDTIFHTRFSNLIRSVLPWPLLKRVYERKMNTWFNHENYGLVPLNRALMKEPVFNDDLPSRILCGSVAVRPIVKEFTETAAIFEDGTVEENVDVVIFATGYGFSFPFLEESVIKVENNEAPLYKHVFPPKLEKPTLAVIGLIQPLGPIMPNAELQARWATRVFKGLTELPSESTMMADIVKRREKRIKWFGTSRSQTLQTDHIEYLDELAEGAGARPRILPLLLKDPRLALTMYFGPCSPFQFRLTGPGKWDGARNAILTQKARIIKPTRTREVRGSSDHALVSYWLAVLGLLALLAAVFVCLQ from the exons ATGGCCAAGAGAGTCGCGGTGATCGGCTCGGGCGTGAGCGGCCTGACCTCCATCAAGGGCTGCCTGGACGAGGGGCTGGAACCCACCTGCTTCGAGAGGAGCGACGACATCGGGGGGCTCTGGCGATTCAAA GACAAGGTCGAGGACGGCCGAGCCAGCATCTACCAGTCCGTCTTCACCAACTCCTCTAAGGAGATGTCCTGCTTCAGTGACTTCCCCATGCCTGAGCACTTCCCCAACTTCCTGCACAACACCCGCTTCCTGGAGTACCTGCGACTCTACGCCAAGCGCTTTGACCTGGGGAGACACATCCGGTTCAAG ACCACCGTCGTCAGTGTGAGAAAGTGCCACGATTTTCCGACCACCGGCCAGTGGACTGTTGTCACTGAGAGCGACGGGAAGCAAGAATCCGCCACGTTTGATGCCATTATGGTTTGCATGGGTCACCACATAGAATCCCACATCCCGCTGCAGTCTTTTCCTG GCATCGAAAAGTTCAAGGGCCAGTATTTCCACAGCCGGGAGTACAAGACGCCGGAAGGGTTTCAAGGCAAGACCGTGGTGGTGATAGGCATGGGGAACTCTGCGTCGGATATTGCTGTGGAGCTCTGTCAGACAGCCAAACGG GTGACCCTCAGCACCCGAGGAGGCTCGTGGGTTATGAGCCGGGTGTACGATGACGGCTACCCCTGGGACACCATATTTCACACCCGCTTTAGCAATCTGATCAGAAGCGTCCTGCCGTGGCCCCTTTTGAAACGGGTGTACGAGCGGAAGATGAACACGTGGTTTAACCATGAAAACTATGGCTTGGTGCCACTGAACAG AGCCCTGATGAAAGAGCCTGTGTTCAACGATGACCTTCCAAGCCGCATCCTGTGTGGCAGCGTAGCGGTGAGGCCCATCGTGAAGGAGTTCACCGAGACCGCCGCCATCTTCGAAGACGGGACGGTGGAGGAGAACGTGGACGTTGTCATCTTTGCCACCGGTTACGGCTTCTCGTTCCCTTTCCTGGAGGAGTCCGTCATCAAAGTGGAAAATAACGAGGCCCCGCTCTACAAACACGTCTTCCCCCCGAAGCTGGAGAAGCCAACACTGGCGGTCATCGGCCTCATCCAGCCGCTTGGGCCCATCATGCCCAATGCAGAATTGCAGGCTCGCTGGGCTACACGAGTCTTTAAGG GGCTGACCGAGCTGCCCTCGGAGAGCACCATGATGGCCGACATTGTCAAGAGGCGAGAGAAGAGAATCAAGTG GTTCGGCACCAGCCGCAGCCAGACGTTGCAGACGGATCACATCGAATATCTGGATGAGCTCGCCGAGGGCGCGGGGGCGAGACCCCGAATCCTTCCGTTGCTCCTGAAGGATCCCAGACTGGCCCTGACCATGTACTTCGGCCCCTGCAGCCCCTTCCAGTTCCGCTTGACCGGCCCGGGGAAGTGGGACGGAGCCCGAAATGCCATCTTGACCCAGAAGGCGCGGATCATCAAGCCCACAAGAACCCGGGAGGTGCGCGGTTCCTCAGACCATGCCCTGGTTTCCTACTGGCTGGCCGTCCTTGGTCTCCTTGCTCTCTTGGCTGCTGTCTTTGTCTGTCTCCAGTAG